One region of Qipengyuania gaetbuli genomic DNA includes:
- the zapE gene encoding cell division protein ZapE, whose translation MTGMLARYERLVAAGELQADPDQRRAAQRLDRLQKDLEAENPGGLLSRLFQAKKARPQGVYMWGGVGRGKSMLMDLFVETLGIEQKRRVHFHEFMLEVDQLIREERRKESGNPIGPVAKRIAEQVRCLAFDEMVVTNTADAAIMARLFTALICDENVTIVTTSNRPPADLYKDGLNRSLFLPFIDLVEAELDVLPLNGPTDYRLDRLGDLETWHTPLGEEATAQVREAFFRLTDYAPEDAAHVPSGELQLSGGRTLHVPKSFKGVAVFSFKRLCAENRGAADYLAIAHAYHTVIVVGIPRLSPENRNEAIRFTKLIDALYENSVKLFATAAAEPEDLYVSGDGAFEFERTVSRLKEMQSSDYMARGHGLEA comes from the coding sequence ATGACCGGCATGCTGGCCCGCTACGAGCGGCTGGTGGCCGCGGGCGAATTGCAGGCTGATCCCGACCAGCGCCGCGCGGCACAACGCCTCGACCGCCTGCAGAAGGACCTTGAGGCGGAGAATCCAGGCGGTCTCTTGTCGCGGCTGTTCCAGGCCAAGAAGGCCCGGCCGCAGGGCGTCTACATGTGGGGCGGCGTAGGTCGCGGGAAGTCCATGCTCATGGACCTTTTCGTGGAGACGCTCGGCATCGAACAGAAGCGCCGGGTCCATTTTCACGAATTCATGCTGGAAGTGGACCAGCTCATCCGTGAAGAGCGCCGCAAGGAAAGCGGCAATCCGATCGGCCCGGTCGCAAAGCGGATCGCAGAACAGGTGCGCTGCCTTGCCTTCGACGAGATGGTCGTCACGAACACCGCCGATGCGGCGATCATGGCACGCCTGTTCACCGCGCTTATCTGCGACGAGAACGTAACCATCGTCACGACAAGCAATCGCCCGCCTGCGGACCTCTACAAGGATGGCCTGAACCGGTCGCTGTTCCTGCCTTTCATCGACCTTGTCGAAGCGGAACTGGACGTACTGCCCCTGAACGGGCCGACCGATTACCGCCTTGATCGCCTCGGCGACCTCGAGACCTGGCACACACCGCTGGGCGAGGAAGCGACCGCGCAAGTTCGCGAGGCCTTCTTCCGTCTGACCGACTACGCGCCCGAAGATGCGGCCCATGTGCCCAGCGGCGAACTGCAGCTTTCAGGGGGCCGCACGCTCCATGTACCCAAGAGCTTCAAGGGTGTGGCAGTATTCAGCTTCAAGCGCCTCTGTGCAGAAAACCGCGGCGCGGCAGACTACCTCGCCATCGCGCACGCCTATCACACGGTGATCGTGGTCGGCATCCCGCGCCTTTCGCCCGAGAACCGCAACGAGGCGATCCGGTTTACCAAGCTCATCGACGCGCTCTACGAAAACAGCGTGAAGCTCTTCGCGACGGCCGCAGCGGAGCCGGAAGACCTTTACGTCAGCGGTGACGGGGCGTTCGAATTCGAACGGACGGTCAGCCGCCTGAAGGAAATGCAGAGCAGCGATTACATGGCCCGCGGCCACGGGCTCGAAGCCTGA
- a CDS encoding PaaI family thioesterase produces the protein MALPDSVFEHGPDPENPGWRHWNLKDDTLFNGAVMGKLITRVDDDGRARLRMFPERRHENLQGIVHGAVTLSLIDISLFTTMHTIGSGNAGPSVTLELSTQFVGAGDPTRPLDAVCEIVRETGSLVFVRGTVVQEDHVVCAFSGIVKKIHARPKPQ, from the coding sequence GTGGCGCTTCCCGATTCCGTTTTCGAGCATGGCCCCGACCCGGAAAATCCGGGCTGGCGGCACTGGAACCTGAAAGACGACACGCTGTTCAACGGCGCCGTGATGGGCAAGCTCATCACTCGCGTCGACGACGATGGCCGTGCGCGTCTCCGGATGTTCCCTGAACGCCGGCATGAGAATTTGCAGGGCATCGTCCACGGTGCCGTGACGCTGTCGCTCATCGACATATCGTTGTTCACAACCATGCACACGATCGGCAGCGGCAATGCAGGGCCCTCGGTTACGCTGGAGCTTTCGACCCAGTTCGTGGGCGCCGGCGATCCGACCCGCCCGCTCGATGCCGTGTGCGAAATCGTGCGGGAAACCGGCAGCCTCGTGTTCGTGCGCGGGACCGTAGTGCAAGAAGACCACGTCGTCTGCGCCTTCTCCGGCATCGTGAAGAAGATACACGCCCGCCCTAAACCGCAATGA
- a CDS encoding succinate dehydrogenase iron-sulfur subunit has product MATFTLPKNSKINGKGRAHKADGAGRVKKFKIYRYDPDSGENPRYDTFEIDLDDCGPMVLDALFKIKNEIDPTLTFRRSCREGICGSCSMNLNGKNGLACTTAIDDLKGEIRITPLPHMEVVKDLVPDFTHFYAQYASIRPWLQTVSPTPSGKERLQSPEQREKLDGLYECILCACCSTSCPSYWWNSDKFLGPAILLQAYRWLADSRDEMTGERLDQLEDPFRLYRCHTIMNCANVCPKGLSPAKAIAETKKMMAERAI; this is encoded by the coding sequence ATGGCTACTTTCACCCTCCCGAAGAACTCAAAGATCAATGGCAAGGGCCGTGCCCACAAGGCCGACGGCGCGGGCCGGGTGAAGAAGTTCAAGATCTACCGCTACGATCCCGACAGCGGGGAAAACCCGCGCTACGACACGTTCGAGATCGATCTCGACGATTGCGGCCCGATGGTTCTCGACGCGCTGTTCAAGATCAAGAACGAGATCGACCCGACGCTGACCTTCCGCCGGTCCTGCCGCGAAGGCATCTGCGGTTCCTGCTCGATGAATTTGAACGGCAAGAATGGCCTCGCCTGCACCACCGCGATCGACGATCTCAAGGGCGAAATCCGGATCACCCCCCTGCCCCACATGGAAGTGGTCAAGGATTTGGTGCCCGATTTCACGCACTTCTACGCGCAATATGCCTCGATCCGCCCCTGGCTCCAGACGGTCAGCCCGACGCCCAGCGGCAAGGAGCGCCTCCAGTCGCCCGAACAGCGCGAAAAGCTGGACGGCCTTTACGAGTGCATCCTGTGCGCCTGCTGTTCGACCTCGTGCCCGAGCTATTGGTGGAACAGCGACAAGTTCCTCGGTCCCGCAATCCTGCTCCAGGCCTATCGCTGGTTGGCCGACAGCCGCGACGAGATGACGGGCGAACGCCTCGACCAGCTCGAAGACCCATTCCGCCTGTATCGCTGCCACACCATCATGAACTGCGCGAACGTCTGCCCCAAGGGCCTGAGCCCGGCGAAGGCGATCGCCGAAACCAAGAAGATGATGGCAGAGCGCGCCATTTAA
- a CDS encoding HAD family hydrolase, whose product MLAPLPLAWQRGNVRIAIYDLDRTLTRQPTFTPFLAFGARRLAPWRLALMPVWVLAMIGYRAGLYSRTALKRFGMKLMTGSPARETLSSLGDRYAQARIENPGLMPHTLRLLEEDRKADARLMIATAAFGFYASGFAERLGFAHLIATEWDGSDIPGGNCYGETKKARVLAWFADQGIDREHATVRFVSDSFADAPLLDWADEPVFVTTSKRETARAEVRGWRVIDPLSVG is encoded by the coding sequence ATGCTTGCACCGCTTCCTTTGGCGTGGCAGCGCGGCAACGTGCGCATAGCGATCTACGACCTCGACCGGACCCTTACCAGGCAGCCGACATTTACTCCTTTTCTCGCATTCGGAGCGAGGAGGTTGGCCCCGTGGCGCCTGGCGTTGATGCCTGTCTGGGTGCTCGCCATGATCGGCTACCGGGCCGGCCTCTATTCCCGCACTGCGCTGAAGCGTTTCGGAATGAAGTTGATGACGGGAAGTCCCGCGCGCGAAACCCTGTCGTCGCTAGGGGATCGATATGCACAGGCGCGGATCGAGAATCCCGGGCTCATGCCCCACACGCTCCGCCTGCTGGAAGAAGATCGCAAGGCAGATGCCCGTCTGATGATCGCCACCGCTGCTTTCGGTTTCTACGCTTCGGGTTTTGCCGAAAGGCTGGGCTTTGCGCACCTTATCGCCACGGAATGGGATGGTTCCGATATCCCCGGTGGCAATTGCTACGGTGAAACCAAGAAAGCGCGCGTGCTGGCTTGGTTTGCCGATCAGGGAATCGACCGAGAGCATGCCACGGTGCGTTTCGTTAGCGACAGTTTCGCAGATGCGCCGCTGCTCGACTGGGCGGACGAGCCGGTCTTCGTGACGACCTCGAAACGGGAAACTGCTCGCGCCGAGGTGCGGGGCTGGCGGGTTATTGACCCGCTTTCTGTCGGATAG
- a CDS encoding lipopolysaccharide biosynthesis protein — translation MQPPQEPAQRRDGLSNILRNLAWILGGKGFGAVCSFFYLAILARSLGLKDFGHFSLIFGTAQALVAVAGFQTWQTLVRFGAQPVLENDQPRFGRLIWFCTSADILGAVTGCMIAALLYFGFAEILELNPEFTTMGFLFACALMWSRLTTPSGIVRVLGRFDVGMYIEAIIPTGRLIASGIILWSGASVGKFLFAWAFFDLLSAACYWIAASRLAPEAFHRKHFGHWQAMFAENEGVRGFFGVTYLATSLDAAVRQGPLLAVGLFLGTSAAGLYRLADQLAQGVKQFAVLIARAVLPEFAIAQMADEAHRFETLVRRVTRIAALAGVVVLLAALFLGEPLLVLIGGDDYARGAVVLVPLAVGAAFELASVSYEPTLYSTGYAGHALRVRLLAIAVLVIAILGFVSFGPVGVGWAVALAMSVFYFAMSVTVWMILRQLRRKAAAA, via the coding sequence ATGCAGCCGCCCCAAGAACCCGCGCAGCGTCGTGACGGGTTGTCCAACATTCTGCGCAACCTGGCATGGATCCTCGGAGGCAAGGGCTTCGGGGCCGTTTGCAGCTTTTTCTACCTCGCGATCCTCGCCCGTTCGCTGGGCCTAAAGGACTTCGGGCACTTTTCCCTCATCTTCGGAACCGCGCAGGCGCTGGTGGCGGTGGCCGGTTTCCAGACCTGGCAGACGCTGGTCCGCTTCGGTGCGCAGCCCGTGCTCGAGAACGACCAGCCGCGCTTCGGTCGCCTGATCTGGTTTTGCACTTCGGCCGATATCCTTGGCGCGGTCACGGGCTGCATGATTGCCGCCCTGCTGTACTTCGGTTTTGCGGAAATTCTCGAACTGAATCCCGAATTCACGACCATGGGGTTCCTGTTCGCCTGCGCCCTGATGTGGTCGCGGCTGACCACGCCAAGCGGTATCGTGCGCGTCCTGGGCCGGTTCGATGTGGGCATGTATATCGAAGCGATCATCCCGACGGGCCGGCTCATCGCCAGCGGGATCATCCTGTGGTCGGGGGCCAGCGTCGGCAAGTTCCTCTTCGCCTGGGCATTCTTCGACCTGCTTTCGGCCGCCTGTTACTGGATTGCCGCCTCGCGCCTCGCGCCGGAAGCTTTCCACCGCAAGCACTTCGGGCACTGGCAGGCGATGTTTGCCGAGAACGAGGGCGTGCGCGGCTTCTTCGGTGTGACCTATCTGGCGACCTCGCTCGACGCTGCGGTCAGGCAGGGGCCGCTGCTGGCGGTCGGCCTGTTCCTCGGGACCAGTGCTGCCGGCCTTTATCGCCTTGCTGACCAGTTGGCGCAGGGCGTGAAGCAGTTCGCTGTCCTGATCGCGCGGGCCGTCCTGCCTGAATTCGCCATCGCGCAGATGGCCGACGAGGCGCACCGGTTCGAAACGCTGGTTCGCCGGGTGACCCGTATTGCCGCGCTGGCAGGCGTGGTTGTCCTCCTGGCAGCCCTGTTCCTGGGCGAGCCGCTGCTCGTCCTGATCGGGGGCGATGACTACGCACGCGGCGCAGTGGTACTCGTTCCGCTGGCGGTGGGCGCGGCCTTCGAACTGGCCAGCGTATCCTATGAGCCTACGCTATATTCGACGGGCTATGCCGGACACGCACTGCGCGTCAGGCTGCTAGCCATCGCGGTCCTGGTGATTGCCATCCTCGGCTTCGTGTCCTTCGGCCCGGTCGGCGTGGGCTGGGCGGTCGCACTCGCGATGAGCGTGTTCTACTTCGCGATGAGCGTCACGGTCTGGATGATTCTGCGCCAGCTTCGCCGGAAGGCGGCAGCCGCGTGA
- a CDS encoding nucleotidyltransferase family protein, translating into MTFSALVLAGTRPGGDPLAGAEGAAHKALIEIEGRSLLERVVSSLKGSGAARIGVSCDHPEVMKLAKELGAEVLPTGQGPSESAAIAFEELGTPLVVTTADHALLEGGWITQLVSDTPADADVGVMLAHRADIEAHMPGTRRTYLNFADGAWSGCNLFYLATPRSRAAIESWKAVEADRKRPWRIVRRLGLASLMSYALGRLTLAQGIETLGRRLGVEARLVRAENGLAAVDVDKPQDLADIRGYLARKPG; encoded by the coding sequence GTGACCTTCTCGGCTCTGGTTCTTGCCGGCACGAGGCCGGGGGGCGACCCGCTGGCAGGCGCCGAGGGCGCCGCGCACAAGGCGCTGATCGAAATAGAAGGGCGGAGCCTGCTGGAGCGGGTCGTTTCCAGCCTGAAGGGTTCCGGGGCGGCACGCATCGGCGTTTCCTGCGACCATCCCGAAGTAATGAAGCTCGCGAAGGAACTTGGCGCGGAGGTTTTGCCTACCGGACAGGGGCCGAGCGAGAGTGCTGCCATCGCTTTCGAGGAATTGGGGACGCCGCTTGTCGTCACTACGGCAGACCATGCACTGCTCGAAGGTGGTTGGATCACGCAACTGGTGTCGGACACGCCTGCCGACGCCGATGTCGGCGTCATGCTGGCGCATCGAGCCGATATCGAGGCGCACATGCCCGGCACGCGGCGGACCTATCTCAACTTCGCCGACGGAGCCTGGTCAGGGTGCAACCTCTTCTATCTTGCGACCCCCCGATCGCGCGCAGCAATCGAAAGCTGGAAAGCGGTCGAGGCTGACAGGAAGCGCCCCTGGCGGATCGTAAGGCGGCTCGGGCTTGCATCGCTGATGTCCTATGCGCTTGGCAGGCTGACCCTTGCGCAGGGCATCGAGACTCTGGGGCGCCGACTGGGTGTCGAAGCGCGCTTGGTAAGGGCGGAAAACGGGCTGGCAGCGGTCGATGTCGACAAGCCGCAGGACCTTGCCGACATCAGGGGCTATCTCGCCCGCAAACCGGGCTGA
- a CDS encoding class I SAM-dependent methyltransferase, which yields MGVRSFYDRHIMPRMITLACGQKPIERRRREIVPLAEGKVFELGCGGGLNQSLYDSERVTSFSGIDPNETLLDAARQRAREKGWEHDIRQGVGEDIPFADGSFDTAVVTFTLCSVEDPAKVLGELRRILKPRGKLLFLEHGRAPDPGVARWQERVEPVWKPLAGGCHLTRPIGSSLRAAGFDVAPMGQDYLPKAPRIMGWMEWGVARRAGV from the coding sequence ATGGGAGTGCGAAGTTTCTACGACCGGCACATAATGCCGCGGATGATCACGCTCGCTTGCGGGCAGAAACCCATCGAGAGGCGCCGGCGCGAAATCGTGCCGCTGGCCGAAGGCAAGGTCTTCGAACTCGGGTGCGGCGGTGGGCTGAACCAGTCGCTATACGATAGCGAAAGGGTAACATCCTTCAGCGGGATCGACCCGAACGAGACATTGCTCGATGCCGCCCGCCAGAGAGCGCGGGAGAAGGGCTGGGAGCACGACATCCGCCAGGGCGTGGGAGAGGATATCCCGTTTGCCGACGGTTCGTTCGATACGGCCGTGGTGACCTTTACCCTGTGTTCGGTGGAGGACCCGGCCAAGGTTCTGGGCGAGTTGCGGCGCATCCTCAAACCACGCGGCAAGCTGCTGTTCCTCGAGCATGGACGTGCCCCCGACCCCGGCGTTGCCCGGTGGCAGGAACGCGTAGAGCCCGTATGGAAGCCGCTGGCAGGCGGCTGCCACCTGACGCGCCCGATCGGCTCCAGCCTGAGAGCCGCCGGGTTCGATGTTGCCCCGATGGGGCAGGACTACCTACCCAAGGCTCCGCGCATCATGGGCTGGATGGAATGGGGCGTCGCGCGGCGCGCCGGAGTCTGA
- a CDS encoding Rne/Rng family ribonuclease — protein sequence MATRMLIDARHQEETRVAVLKGNRIEEFDFESADKKQIKGNIYLAKVTRVEPSLQAAFVDFGGNRHGFLAFSEIHPDYYQIPKEDRAALLAAEAEAAEEEQRLRAEEEERGELPGEEYDADEESAEALAEDLAEDGLEEVDTSDKDDVATIEEGHLDGDEDDDDDADGDDDAEAEDRSKDRGRRGRGRRQGKGRSRAKEVDEARAKRMALRRKYKIQDVIQRRQVLLVQVVKEERGNKGAALTTYLSLAGRYTVLMPNSSHGGGISRKINSASDRKRLKQIVGDLSLPKTMGLIVRTAGLSRTKTEIKRDFDYLARLWDEIRENTLASAAPALIHSDSDLIKRAIRDIYNKEIEEVVVEGEEGYKSAKAFMKMLMPSHARRVKQYVDPVPLFQRYGAEDQLKAMYDPVVQLKSGGYLVINPTEALVSIDINSGRSTKEHNIEQTALSTNLEAAKEIARQLRLRDMAGLVVIDFIDQEHHSNTRKVERAMKDALKSDRARIQVGRISSFGLMEMSRQRLRTGVLEATTRECPHCDGTGLVRTASSAGLSALRLIEEEAAKGKGTKIRLAASTEAAVYLLNEKRNDLIEIEQRYGVTVEVVPEGEDEGAKMSVSSHGPKPKDAPRFDTIVDDDDEDEDIVDETDEDEETEENEDDDRPRKKRRRRRGGRGRNKNRDRDEDAEDEGSEDADEEGDKPEAGEEDVEDKPRKRRRRGGRRRGGRGRGGKSDEVTSEDAANLEEVSEQVVDDMAVVAGPEDTPQTAEEAAEEKPKKKRAPRRKKAAEAEAPEQAQAPAEEKPAEEKPKRSRKKKADVEAEPAAENAAEAEEKPKPKRTRRKAADAEPAVSSEEPAEKPKRTRKKKAEETVEDQPKEKKASKSASKASAEAGDDSDGDADGKPKRGWWQRTFGE from the coding sequence ATGGCAACGCGCATGCTAATCGACGCGCGCCACCAGGAAGAAACCCGGGTGGCGGTCCTCAAGGGAAACCGGATTGAGGAATTCGATTTCGAATCTGCCGACAAGAAGCAGATCAAGGGTAATATCTATCTCGCAAAGGTAACCAGGGTCGAACCGTCGCTGCAGGCGGCCTTCGTCGACTTTGGCGGAAACCGTCACGGTTTCCTCGCCTTCAGCGAAATCCACCCTGACTATTACCAGATCCCCAAGGAAGACCGCGCCGCCCTGCTCGCTGCAGAGGCCGAGGCTGCGGAAGAAGAGCAGCGCCTGCGCGCCGAAGAGGAAGAGCGCGGCGAACTGCCCGGCGAGGAATACGACGCCGACGAGGAAAGCGCCGAAGCACTGGCCGAAGACCTCGCGGAAGACGGCCTCGAGGAAGTGGACACCTCGGATAAGGACGACGTGGCCACCATCGAGGAAGGCCATCTCGACGGCGACGAGGACGACGACGACGATGCGGACGGCGATGACGACGCCGAGGCGGAAGACCGTTCGAAGGATCGCGGTCGCCGCGGTCGCGGACGCCGCCAGGGCAAGGGCCGCAGCCGCGCCAAGGAAGTCGACGAAGCCCGCGCCAAGCGCATGGCCCTGCGTCGCAAGTACAAGATTCAGGACGTCATCCAGCGCCGCCAGGTCCTGCTCGTCCAGGTCGTGAAGGAAGAGCGTGGCAACAAGGGTGCCGCACTTACCACCTATCTCAGCCTCGCCGGCCGCTACACGGTCCTCATGCCGAACAGCAGCCACGGCGGCGGCATCTCGCGCAAGATCAATTCCGCGAGCGACCGCAAGCGCCTGAAGCAGATCGTCGGTGATCTCAGCCTACCCAAGACCATGGGTCTGATCGTGCGCACTGCCGGCCTTTCGCGCACCAAGACCGAGATCAAGCGCGACTTCGATTACCTTGCCCGCCTGTGGGACGAAATCCGCGAGAATACTCTCGCATCGGCCGCGCCGGCGCTGATCCATTCGGACAGCGACCTCATTAAGCGCGCCATCCGCGACATCTACAACAAGGAAATCGAGGAAGTCGTCGTCGAAGGCGAGGAAGGCTACAAGTCGGCCAAGGCCTTCATGAAGATGCTCATGCCCAGCCACGCACGCCGGGTGAAGCAGTATGTCGACCCCGTGCCGCTGTTCCAGCGCTATGGCGCGGAAGACCAGCTCAAGGCGATGTACGATCCGGTGGTGCAGCTCAAATCGGGCGGTTACCTGGTGATCAACCCGACCGAAGCGCTCGTCTCGATCGACATCAACTCGGGTCGTTCCACCAAGGAACACAATATCGAGCAGACGGCGCTGTCGACCAACCTCGAAGCGGCCAAGGAAATCGCCCGCCAGCTGCGCCTGCGCGACATGGCCGGCCTGGTGGTGATCGACTTCATCGACCAGGAACACCACTCGAATACCCGCAAGGTCGAGCGCGCGATGAAGGATGCGCTCAAGAGCGATCGCGCGCGCATCCAGGTGGGCCGGATCTCCAGCTTCGGCCTCATGGAAATGAGCCGCCAGCGCCTTCGCACCGGCGTGCTCGAGGCGACCACCCGCGAATGCCCGCATTGTGACGGTACCGGCCTTGTCCGTACCGCGAGCTCGGCGGGCCTCTCGGCCCTCCGCCTGATCGAGGAAGAAGCCGCCAAGGGTAAGGGAACGAAGATCCGTCTCGCTGCCAGCACCGAAGCAGCGGTCTACCTCCTCAACGAGAAGCGCAACGACCTCATCGAAATCGAACAGCGCTACGGCGTGACGGTCGAAGTCGTGCCCGAAGGCGAGGACGAAGGCGCCAAGATGAGCGTGTCGAGCCACGGCCCCAAGCCGAAGGACGCGCCGCGCTTCGACACCATCGTCGATGACGATGACGAGGACGAAGATATCGTCGACGAGACCGACGAAGACGAAGAAACCGAAGAAAACGAGGACGACGACCGTCCGCGCAAGAAGCGCCGCCGCCGCCGCGGTGGTCGCGGTCGCAACAAGAACCGCGACCGTGACGAGGATGCCGAAGACGAAGGATCCGAGGACGCCGACGAAGAAGGCGACAAGCCCGAAGCCGGCGAGGAAGACGTCGAGGACAAGCCGCGCAAGCGTCGTCGTCGCGGCGGTCGCCGCCGTGGTGGTCGCGGGCGTGGCGGCAAGTCGGACGAGGTGACCTCCGAAGACGCTGCCAATCTGGAAGAGGTGTCCGAACAGGTCGTTGACGACATGGCAGTCGTCGCGGGTCCGGAAGACACCCCTCAGACCGCCGAAGAGGCAGCCGAGGAAAAGCCCAAGAAGAAGCGCGCGCCGCGCCGCAAGAAGGCTGCCGAAGCCGAAGCTCCCGAACAGGCGCAAGCGCCTGCAGAGGAAAAGCCCGCGGAAGAAAAGCCGAAGCGCTCGCGCAAGAAGAAGGCCGACGTAGAAGCTGAACCGGCTGCCGAAAATGCAGCGGAAGCAGAGGAAAAGCCGAAGCCCAAGCGCACGCGCCGCAAGGCTGCCGACGCGGAGCCTGCAGTTAGCTCGGAAGAACCTGCCGAGAAGCCCAAGCGCACGCGCAAGAAGAAGGCAGAAGAAACCGTCGAGGATCAGCCCAAGGAGAAGAAGGCTTCAAAGTCCGCCTCCAAGGCTTCGGCCGAAGCCGGTGACGACAGCGATGGCGACGCCGATGGCAAGCCGAAGCGCGGCTGGTGGCAGAGAACCTTCGGCGAATAA
- a CDS encoding N-acetylmuramoyl-L-alanine amidase family protein — protein MLLTLASLAGAIGLAWQSGLAGPEPGIVLRASLPQQTVRAELPQVRGADSLPLIVIDPGHGGFDPGASASGYREKTLVLGLARALRDEIESRKIARVALTRDDDRYLLHSERFEMARRLGADLFLSIHADSAGDAGEVEGASIYTLSDRASSAAAARFAARENASDRLNGVDLGVTSDTVSDILVELSQRRTQAQSDEFARLIQRAGEGVITFHPQPRHAADLKVLRAPDIPSVLFESGYITNEEDARRLASPEGRQRFAQVMSRAIALYFARREES, from the coding sequence ATGCTGCTGACCCTTGCTTCTTTGGCCGGGGCGATCGGGCTTGCATGGCAGTCGGGCCTCGCGGGACCGGAGCCCGGTATCGTGCTGCGCGCCAGTCTGCCGCAGCAGACAGTCCGTGCCGAATTGCCGCAGGTGCGGGGAGCCGATTCGCTGCCGCTCATCGTCATCGACCCTGGGCACGGCGGCTTCGATCCGGGCGCGTCCGCGTCGGGATACCGGGAGAAGACGCTGGTGCTCGGCCTGGCGCGCGCGCTGCGCGACGAGATCGAATCGCGCAAGATCGCCCGGGTCGCCCTGACGCGGGACGACGATCGCTACCTGCTGCATTCGGAACGCTTCGAAATGGCCCGTCGCCTCGGCGCCGACCTGTTCCTTTCCATCCATGCCGACAGCGCGGGCGATGCTGGCGAGGTGGAAGGCGCCAGTATCTACACCCTGTCCGACCGCGCATCGAGCGCTGCAGCTGCGCGGTTCGCCGCCCGGGAGAACGCGTCCGACCGCCTTAACGGTGTCGATCTGGGCGTGACCAGCGACACGGTCAGCGACATCCTTGTGGAGCTGTCGCAGCGCCGGACGCAGGCGCAGTCCGACGAGTTTGCGCGCCTCATCCAGCGGGCCGGCGAGGGTGTGATCACTTTCCACCCGCAACCTCGTCACGCTGCTGACCTCAAAGTCCTGCGGGCGCCGGACATACCGTCCGTCCTGTTCGAAAGCGGCTACATCACGAACGAGGAAGATGCGCGCCGTCTTGCTTCGCCCGAGGGCCGGCAACGTTTCGCGCAGGTCATGAGCCGCGCGATCGCACTCTATTTCGCCCGCCGGGAGGAAAGCTGA